One genomic segment of Mycobacteriales bacterium includes these proteins:
- a CDS encoding IclR family transcriptional regulator, which produces MTRVTGSITESTPRSVLGRALGVLSAFSDSSPELALADIVAATGLPPATAHRFVAELVEWGALERVGRGRYRIGMRLWRVGALAPYARNLREAALPPMQDLAAATGHVVHLVVLDGTRALFVERLAGQHDTTVRSRVGRDMPLHASGPGKVLLAHSPSSLVHEVVARGLPRLAPGTITEPALLREALADIRRTGYCFSREEMTEGAASVAAPISDAEGHVVASLAVVVPVSAALPPFLPAVQMAAVAASRRMSRRAD; this is translated from the coding sequence ATGACTCGCGTCACAGGATCCATCACCGAGAGCACACCGCGCTCGGTGCTGGGCCGCGCCCTGGGTGTCCTGAGCGCGTTCAGCGACTCCTCGCCCGAGCTCGCCCTCGCCGACATCGTCGCCGCGACGGGGCTCCCACCGGCCACCGCGCACCGTTTCGTCGCCGAGCTCGTGGAGTGGGGCGCCCTCGAGCGGGTGGGGCGGGGCCGCTACCGGATCGGGATGCGGCTCTGGCGCGTCGGCGCCCTCGCCCCGTACGCCCGCAACCTGCGCGAGGCCGCCCTGCCTCCGATGCAGGACCTGGCGGCGGCCACCGGTCACGTGGTGCACCTGGTCGTCCTCGACGGGACCCGTGCGCTGTTCGTCGAGCGCCTCGCCGGGCAGCACGACACCACGGTGCGGTCCCGGGTGGGACGCGACATGCCACTGCACGCGAGTGGGCCGGGCAAGGTGCTGCTCGCGCACTCGCCGTCGTCGCTGGTCCACGAGGTCGTCGCGCGGGGCCTGCCACGGCTGGCCCCCGGCACGATCACCGAGCCCGCCCTCCTGCGCGAGGCCCTCGCCGACATCCGTCGCACCGGGTACTGCTTCTCCCGCGAGGAGATGACCGAGGGCGCCGCGTCGGTGGCCGCCCCGATCAGCGACGCCGAGGGGCACGTGGTGGCCTCGCTCGCCGTCGTCGTCCCCGTCTCGGCGGCCCTGCCGCCGTTCCTCCCGGCGGTGCAGATGGCCGCGGTCGCGGCCTCGCGACGGATGAGCAGGCGGGCGGATTGA
- a CDS encoding aromatic acid/H+ symport family MFS transporter, giving the protein MSGPSTAEAAPAASGWVRGLCWSAVALEGYDLVVLGVVIPVLLRDPTWALTPASASLVATVGLVGVMIGALAVGPVSDLVGRRRTLVATVVVFSVLSLACAAAPGVTALVVLRFLAGLGLGGVLPVALAMVAEHAPTRRGNAATTIMMTGYHVGAVAASLLGIWLISRLGWPVMFALGAVPSLVLVPLMLTRLPRDSAPARTEGTAKRVQNPIRELFRDGYARPTIAFWVASFMGLLLVYGLNTWLPEIMRSAGYPLGAALALLLTLNVGAVIGLLIGGNVADRIGVRPATITWFALGAVFLALLSVRLPGFGVYAIVLLAGVFVFSAQVLVYAWVGRLYPAAVRGSALGAASGVGRLGAITGPALGGALLAAGLAYPWGFYAFALVAALGALAVLAVGRPRGAVEARTEPEPDHAATDRTAT; this is encoded by the coding sequence ATGTCCGGACCGTCGACAGCGGAGGCCGCCCCGGCCGCCTCCGGGTGGGTGCGGGGACTGTGCTGGTCCGCGGTGGCCCTGGAGGGCTACGACCTCGTCGTGCTCGGCGTGGTGATCCCCGTCCTGCTGCGGGACCCGACCTGGGCGCTCACCCCGGCGAGCGCCTCGCTCGTGGCCACGGTGGGTCTGGTCGGCGTCATGATCGGGGCGCTCGCGGTGGGCCCGGTCTCCGACCTCGTCGGGCGGCGCCGCACGCTCGTCGCGACGGTCGTGGTGTTCTCCGTGCTCAGCCTCGCCTGCGCCGCCGCGCCCGGGGTGACCGCGCTGGTGGTGCTGCGGTTCCTCGCGGGCCTCGGACTCGGCGGGGTGCTGCCGGTGGCCCTCGCGATGGTCGCCGAGCACGCGCCGACGCGCCGGGGCAACGCTGCGACGACGATCATGATGACCGGCTACCACGTCGGTGCCGTCGCGGCCTCGCTGCTCGGGATCTGGCTGATCAGCCGGCTCGGGTGGCCGGTGATGTTCGCGCTCGGCGCGGTGCCCTCCCTGGTCCTGGTGCCACTCATGCTCACCCGCCTGCCGCGCGACTCCGCGCCCGCACGGACCGAGGGGACGGCCAAGCGGGTCCAGAACCCGATCCGTGAGCTATTCCGCGACGGCTACGCGCGCCCGACGATCGCGTTCTGGGTGGCGTCGTTCATGGGCCTGCTCCTGGTCTACGGCCTGAACACGTGGTTGCCGGAGATCATGCGCAGCGCCGGCTACCCCCTCGGCGCCGCGCTCGCCCTCCTGCTGACGCTGAACGTCGGCGCGGTGATCGGACTCCTGATCGGCGGGAACGTCGCGGACCGCATCGGTGTCCGGCCCGCGACCATCACCTGGTTCGCGCTCGGGGCGGTCTTCCTCGCGCTGCTCTCGGTCCGCCTGCCGGGCTTCGGGGTGTACGCGATCGTGCTGCTCGCGGGCGTCTTCGTGTTCTCCGCGCAGGTTCTCGTCTACGCCTGGGTCGGGCGGCTCTACCCCGCCGCCGTCCGGGGATCGGCTCTCGGCGCGGCGAGCGGGGTCGGTCGCCTCGGTGCCATCACCGGTCCGGCGCTCGGTGGGGCGCTGCTCGCCGCGGGCCTCGCGTACCCGTGGGGCTTCTACGCGTTCGCGCTGGTCGCGGCGCTGGGGGCGCTCGCCGTCCTCGCGGTGGGCCGGCCCCGTGGTGCGGTCGAGGCCCGGACCGAGCCGGAGCCCGACCACGCCGCGACCGACCGCACCGCGACCTGA
- a CDS encoding segregation/condensation protein A — protein MTAVSDRVAPDRDDERTGFQVSLENFTGPFDLLLKLIGRHELDVTEVALHRVTDDFIAYTAALGDGADLEETTGFLVVAATLLDLKAARLLPAAEVEDEDDLALLEARDVLFARLLQYRAYQQVAALFRELEGTARRRYPRAVSLSEELASLLPPVELGVDAAGFAEIAAAVFRPSPPPMVGLDHLHASTVSVPEQVEIMSGRLQDAGRLTFAQLCEDATHGIEVVGRFLGVLEMYRSRQVALDQEEAFAELAVRWAPGSDDRGTAALDPEAP, from the coding sequence GTGACGGCGGTCTCCGATCGGGTCGCGCCGGACCGTGACGACGAGCGGACCGGCTTCCAGGTCTCCCTGGAGAACTTCACCGGCCCGTTCGACCTGCTCCTGAAGCTCATCGGGCGCCACGAGCTCGACGTCACCGAGGTCGCGCTGCACCGGGTGACCGACGACTTCATCGCCTACACCGCGGCCCTCGGCGACGGGGCCGACCTCGAGGAGACGACCGGTTTCCTCGTCGTCGCCGCCACGTTGCTGGATCTGAAGGCGGCGCGCCTGCTCCCGGCCGCGGAGGTCGAGGACGAGGACGACCTCGCGCTGCTCGAGGCCCGCGACGTGCTGTTCGCCCGCCTCTTGCAGTACCGCGCCTACCAGCAGGTCGCCGCGCTGTTCCGGGAGCTGGAGGGGACGGCGCGGCGGCGCTACCCGCGGGCGGTCTCGCTCTCGGAGGAACTCGCCTCGCTGCTGCCGCCGGTGGAGCTGGGCGTCGACGCGGCCGGGTTCGCCGAGATCGCCGCGGCGGTGTTCCGTCCCTCGCCCCCGCCGATGGTCGGGCTGGACCACCTGCACGCGTCGACGGTCTCGGTCCCCGAGCAGGTCGAGATCATGTCCGGGCGACTGCAGGACGCCGGGCGGCTGACGTTCGCGCAGCTGTGCGAGGACGCGACGCACGGGATCGAGGTCGTCGGACGCTTCCTCGGGGTGCTGGAGATGTACCGGTCCCGCCAGGTCGCGCTCGACCAGGAGGAGGCGTTCGCCGAGCTCGCCGTCCGGTGGGCGCCCGGGTCCGACGACCGCGGGACGGCGGCGCTCGACCCGGAGGCGCCGTGA
- a CDS encoding ParA family protein — protein MGPPPDPGRPEGSAGAGATGGSPGDPLDPTVRPRREIPEPAPLSSHGPATVLAMCNQKGGVGKTTSTINLGAALAEYGRRVLLVDFDPQGALSVGLGVQPHELDTTIYNLIMERSVTIDDVIRPTGVEDVDLLPSNIDLSAAEVQLVTEVGREQTLGRTIAPALDRYDYILVDCQPSLGLLTVNALACADGVLIPLECEFFSLRGVALLMDTIEKVQDRLNPELAITGILATMYDPRTLHTREVMARVVEAFGELVFDTVINRTVRFPETTVAGEPITRWATRSQGAQAYRALAREVIAR, from the coding sequence ATGGGCCCGCCGCCGGACCCGGGGCGTCCGGAGGGAAGCGCCGGGGCAGGCGCCACGGGCGGGTCGCCGGGCGATCCGCTCGACCCGACGGTTCGACCCCGCCGCGAGATCCCGGAACCCGCACCGCTGTCGTCGCACGGCCCGGCGACCGTCCTCGCGATGTGCAACCAGAAGGGCGGGGTCGGCAAGACCACCTCGACCATCAACCTGGGGGCCGCGCTCGCGGAGTACGGCCGCCGGGTGCTGCTCGTCGACTTCGACCCGCAGGGCGCGCTGTCCGTCGGCCTCGGTGTGCAGCCCCACGAGCTGGACACCACCATCTACAACCTGATCATGGAACGGTCGGTGACGATCGACGACGTGATCCGGCCGACCGGCGTCGAGGACGTCGACCTGCTGCCCTCGAACATCGACCTGTCCGCCGCCGAGGTGCAGCTGGTCACCGAGGTCGGGCGCGAGCAGACCCTCGGGCGCACCATCGCCCCCGCACTCGACCGGTACGACTACATCCTCGTCGACTGCCAGCCGTCGCTCGGCCTGCTCACCGTCAACGCGCTGGCCTGCGCCGACGGGGTGCTCATCCCCCTGGAGTGCGAGTTCTTCTCGCTGCGCGGGGTGGCCCTGCTCATGGACACGATCGAGAAGGTGCAGGACCGGCTGAACCCCGAGCTGGCGATCACCGGCATCCTGGCCACCATGTACGACCCGCGCACCCTGCACACCCGCGAGGTGATGGCCCGCGTGGTGGAGGCGTTCGGTGAGCTGGTGTTCGACACGGTCATCAACCGGACCGTCCGCTTCCCGGAGACGACGGTGGCCGGCGAGCCGATCACCCGGTGGGCGACCCGCTCGCAGGGCGCCCAGGCCTACCGGGCGCTGGCACGAGAGGTCATCGCCCGGTGA